A part of Stegostoma tigrinum isolate sSteTig4 chromosome 6, sSteTig4.hap1, whole genome shotgun sequence genomic DNA contains:
- the LOC125453148 gene encoding basic helix-loop-helix domain-containing protein USF3 isoform X1 produces MPEITENQTPMHRTLRQKNRETHNAVERHRKKKINSGINKIGELIPCSPALKQSKNMILDQAYKYISELKRQNDEILLNGGTKEQGEEIVRLRKQLNELQKENDRFAELLKANDICLHDDPTIHWKRKFKSTKVTMVISSNQMQDDILVYTNGNQLNGNCQPVAVQSSPEQALTTVNNNTPETCLDIMEPIAMPDICSLANGAQLPTLAAQQEVPECLPTTRPSLNTIQCTTTSSSNTIPSVLNVSTQLSLANCASTTLACPANTSAQIELGHPTGNFVQNTLETANSHPTQSVLNVTTNTCFALPLHSLQIGMPSTGVENPSGVSPQSFLGSSSVSSQRPELRSAKFPVTEYSENMLASHICQNAPVSVGGLVVPSPSFKLRTASNGGVMSCCPMASSWTVCYAACTYTGISDSNSVSTFSRMSSAGNTQTTWTTLQLTGNTVHPVSQGCCSMLPVSLNENLSTRSTFSISESGQPFNNVTVVPSTTTAFDGVSLCSTYKQLQQHAAVTMQHPLQPLPLQSVLAQSQIPVQPAAKMVSLLPPLQVIQMTRPAGTSVSSTPNNPNVIIFQPANPTSPAVVRGALNSQAPGQQIVIIQAASQNAVSVVPAQTSNRLPTLDSSQLICSNGNAQNTLSFQTVGGKHLVHILPRPVSSSASMSSQPCTTVGSSQQQTISVNGQLFALQPVKQTGASSQNTMQIIQPTTSADPNTNVALNTFGALTNLSQSISQMAEQGGLQLSSDHTPSSSAPVKSQVTSGTTSASDTTMANTSTDISRTSSWHTSSSCSKTSPLGPPSSCKTKKLQKKPLSTKQGTTRKATCNGSKSKVGANCVQNNKSIKDISLHSLTSGDQILSSQGLVSQQSSLSQIPTLVVATVVTSVTSQEGVDRQQSAVRLSQHVHPSHLTEPAVAEPFSQEQSDILSEISAASTLAVSLPPSSSRGDLVKNVSRVPSPPCVITDVSTSVLPSSLYSSNATLQASRAFSIDKGSDLVDLQTAVANICHTPGVTSVSAQLESLAAAQHQCSGSDKEKSPDWHKGPLEMSKFAATKEVNNQVSGSMIHGVTLGEKTSDEKSSLLSFVKDSCADSELCVDSSGETTTGMSFYEKGEPHKDIMLVSTEIESGVQQQLCNPDQENMGGPLIVHRQTESPMSSSSGSSRGFSVASMLPDTTREDASCISTMSNTFNNYSLSEPNDIVALAARAIFEHGSPGKGLTSDVTLCDVQSKVQKIPFPDKEACASQQSVKSLSVKENSPNLTEANAAEGQTQQSQPMDTNSKGMPITKTSISVVKEISNVPLICTSSGSANLSVINRACHSQANQMHVCSGQTQLTEQLPVCAPADLCSEATTYTEQSSQPTLLTEYSHEHLNSVKGNSQSSLALEPHLKQSNESRKDATKRTGPDDHLISTAKRQKQCQNAAMRLEGKSTVSTIAEQRISECSQTFISQLPTNSSSLLVSSSNPGHTDSLSSLFPPTNFPTSNATETLRPTETHCNVQPRIQEGQGQQLQQHVVSQQTVSSQTGLNVHHSHMYYKHHQGQIRERNLYHLQHHLPHNDSSIQPHAHSAQQPRTAQQEIQMQKKRGVMRGSQAPQLSMQQKQHPSGNNQGRQKGNHHHHHPHHHHQQQLQQMPHPHFGNSQDKRCDNSVNNRNHHSSHTQNLHSQDLMHQQQQDNARSGPQGSGTPSEQAGQSRIQRLLTSRSLDQQMASKSNTVSRPSEMQFTTHRQERNRISSYSAEALIRKAPSNAESRMGMAVQSPRNNLEQSEMRTYLDLSINKNLPVHSLHTKLALDHCINSDVQGLPDCPPFKVNVTTQGVGTFEVQSSRSNEMVNSMPTHRGMQSHGFKLGQGTVTERQARLPYLPMQGISSGSGVSLRENEGSCHQSFMQSLLAPPLNEQIGASQRTVSEHPRNTQCLPPATIEYSCPSAREGVHIRRDGELQNRESCDMTLGAHSSRNSSLSIAYSNSSSVADSQGRNTSPNVPAQKNSLRMNESQGNKCHPNSQVSPNVHGAVRPVMSHATVSHGGNEQGHSIQQPNSSGVTQRVRHPAQEGSASKMRQTDRSRSGNHRSGNVFEHGLQLPLASSSSTILGRQQPVGARAGSIVRFMTDGQQLPNDNLTPDQHSLSQNFGFPFIPESGMNPPINANPSFIPPVTQPGANRTPALIPVEPQNPLSSFYPPYSPAHPNLSNDLSIPYFSNQIFSSPSTEKTNTGGLNNPFGSILSPPRPVGFPQPNFPLLPEIPARPMANTSSITPHLSNFNLTTLFPEIAAAPLAPDSTAMPMSPLLPLTNPALSDVSKQHSNRSAHNISHILGHDGSSAV; encoded by the exons AAAAACCGAGAAACTCACAACGCAG TCGAAAGGCATCGAAAGAAGAAGATTAACTCTGGAATAAATAAAATCGGAGAACTTATTCCATGCTCTCCCGCCTTGAAGCAG AGTAAGAACATGATACTAGATCAAGCATACAAGTACATCTCTGAACTGAAAAGGCAGAATGATGAAATTCTGTTGAATGGAGGAACAAAAGAGCAAG GCGAAGAAATTGTAAGGCTTCGGAAGCAGTTGAATGAGCTACAAAAAGAAAATGACCGTTTTGCAGAGTTACTGAAAGCCAATGACATCTGCTTGCATGATGACCCTACCATACATTGGAAGAGGAAATTCAAAAGTACAAAAGTTACAATGGTTATTTCTTCCAACCAAATGCAAGATGATATATTGGTCTACACAAATGGAAACCAATTAAACGGAAATTGCCAACCAGTTGCGGTACAGAGTTCACCAGAACAGGCTCTTACCACAGTGAACAATAATACACCAGAAACATGTCTCGATATAATGGAACCCATTGCAATGCCTGACATTTGCTCTTTAGCAAATGGAGCTCAACTTCCAACATTGGCCGCGCAGCAGGAAGTTCCTGAATGTCTTCCTACAACGAGACCGTCTCTGAACACCATTCAGTGTACCACCACCTCCAGTAGCAACACTATACCGAGTGTGCTGAATGTTTCTACTCAGTTGTCTCTTGCCAACTGTGCATCAACCACTTTAGCTTGTCCTGCAAACACTTCTGCACAAATTGAACTGGGACATCCTACAGGGAACTTTGTGCAGAACACCTTGGAAACTGCCAACAGCCATCCTACGCAGAGTGTTCTCAATGTTACTACTAATACTTGCTTTGCCTTGCCATTGCATTCACTGCAGATTGGTATGCCATCTACAGGGGTAGAGAACCCCAGTGGCGTGTCACCACAGTCATTTTTGGGGTCTTCGTCTGTGAGTAGCCAGAGACCTGAGTTGAGGTCAGCAAAGTTTCCTGTTACTGAATATTCTGAAAATATGTTGGCTTCACACATTTGCCAAAATGCTCCTGTGTCAGTTGGTGGTCTTGTCGTTCCATCACCATCTTTCAAACTGAGGACAGCCTCTAATGGAGGTGTGATGTCTTGTTGTCCAATGGCCAGTTCATGGACTGTGTGTTATGCAGCCTGTACATATACTGGCATTTCAGACTCAAACAGTGTTAGTACGTTTTCACGCATGAGTTCTGCAGGCAATACACAAACTACATGGACTACTTTACAACTAACAGGCAATACCGTTCACCCTGTCAGCCAGGGGTGCTGTAGTATGTTGCCAGTGTCACTAAATGAAAATCTGAGCACCAGAAGTACGTTCTCCATTTCAGAAAGTGGCCAACCGTTTAATAATGTTACTGTAGTACCTTCGACTACAACAGCGTTTGACGGGGTTTCGTTGTGTTCCACATACAAGCAACTCCAGCAACATGCGGCAGTTACCATGCAGCACCCCCTGCAGCCACTACCCTTGCAGTCAGTTTTAGCGCAGTCACAAATTCCAGTCCAGCCAGCCGCCAAAATGGTCTCGTTGCTTCCCCCTTTGCAGGTAATTCAGATGACCCGCCCTGCAGGGACATCTGTCTCTTCCACTCCCAACAATCCAAATGTGATCATCTTCCAGCCAGCTAATCCAACCTCACCTGCTGTAGTGAGAGGTGCCCTCAACAGCCAGGCACCGGGTCAGCAAATTGTTATTATACAAGCAGCCAGTCAGAACGCTGTATCCGTAGTCCCTGCTCAAACGAGCAATAGGTTACCAACTCTTGACTCCAGTCAACTGATATGCAGCAACGGGAATGCACAGAACACTCTTAGTTTTCAGACAGTGGGAGGGAAGCACCTTGTTCACATATTGCCGCGCCCTGTTTCTTCATCTGCTTCCATGAGCTCTCAGCCCTGCACTACAGTGGGATCAAGCCAGCAGCAGACTATCTCAGTCAATGGCCAATTATTCGCTCTGCAGCCTGTAAAGCAGACAGGGGCCTCCAGCCAGAACACTATGCAAATCATTCAGCCAACAACCAGTGCCGATCCAAACACCAATGTGGCTCTTAATACTTTTGGCGCATTGACAAACCTCAGCCAAAGTATCTCTCAGATGGCAGAGCAAGGGGGCTTACAACTGAGTAGTGACCACACACCCAGTTCTTCAGCTCCTGTCAAAAGCCAGGTTACTAGTGGCACCACCTCTGCTTCTGACACCACAATGGCCAACACTAGCACGGACATATCAAGGACATCTTCATGGCACACAAGCAGTTCATGCTCCAAAACCTCCCCTCTTGGTCCACCCTCTAGCTGTAAAActaaaaagctgcaaaagaaaCCCCTCTCTACAAAGCAAGGAACCACAAGGAAGGCCACATGTAATGGGAGCAAATCAAAGGTGGGTGCCAATTGTGTTCAAAATAACAAATCTATCAAAGACATTTCTTTGCATTCGCTAACCAGTGGTGATCAAATTTTGTCATCGCAAGGCTTGGTATCCCAGCAATCATCGCTGTCTCAGATTCCAACATTAGTGGTAGCTACAGTGGTCACTTCTGTCACTTCACAGGAGGGAGTGGACAGGCAGCAATCAGCAGTCAGGCTCTCTCAACATGTACACCCATCACATTTAACAGAACCAGCAGTAGCTGAGCCATTCTCTCAAGAACAGTCTGACATACTGTCAGAAATTTCAGCTGCATCAACGTTAGCTGTATCACTGCCACCTTCTTCTTCTCGGGGTGATCTGGTCAAGAATGTTTCACGTGTACCATCCCCTCCATGTGTAATCACAGATGTATCAACGTCAGTTCTGCCATCATCACTGTACAGTTCAAATGCAACTCTTCAAGCATCAAGAGCATTTTCAATAGACAAAGGCAGTGACCTAGTTGATTTGCAAACTGCTGTCGCAAATATCTGCCACACACCTGGGGTAACCAGTGTTTCTGCACAGTTAGAATCTCTTGCAGCTGCACAGCACCAATGCAGCGGAAGTGACAAAGAAAAGAGCCCAGACTGGCACAAAGGACCATTAGAAATGAGCAAGTTTGCAGCGACTAAAGAAGTTAATAATCAAGTCAGTGGTAGCATGATTCATGGAGTGACGCTTGGAGAAAAAACATCAGATGAGAAGAGCTCCTTGCTGTCTTTTGTGAAAGACTCCTGTGCTGACAGTGAGCTCTGTGTTGACAGCTCTGGAGAAACCACAACTGGCATGTCGTTTTATGAAAAGGGTGAACCCCATAAAGACATTATGTTGGTAAGCACAGAGATTGAAAGTGGTGTGCAGCAGCAGCTGTGCAACCCTGATCAAGAGAATATGGGAGGTCCATTAATTGTGCACCGCCAGACCGAGTCACCCATGtccagcagctctggcagtagCCGTGGCTTTTCCGTTGCTTCCATGCTGCCAGATACCACCCGGGAGGATGCATCTTGCATCAGTACAATGTCCAACACTTTTAATAACTACAGCTTATCTGAGCCGAATGACATTGTCGCCCTTGCTGCCAGAGCAATCTTTGAACATGGAAGTCCAGGAAAAGGTTTGACTTCAGACGTTACTCTATGTGATGTTCAGTCCAAAGTTCAGAAAATTCCTTTTCCAGATAAAGAAGCATGTGCAAGTCAACAATCTGTTAAAAGCCTGAGCGTTAAAGAGAATAGTCCAAATTTGACAGAGGCTAATGCAGCTGAAGGTCAAACACAACAATCACAGCCAATGGATACCAACTCAAAAGGAATGCCCATTACTAAGACTTCAATTTCTGTTGTAAAAGAAATCTCGAATGTGCCACTGATTTGCACATCTTCTGGCTCTGCTAACCTGAGTGTTATTAACCGTGCCTGTCATAGTCAAGCTAATCAAATGCATGTCTGCTCAGGTCAAACCCAACTTACGGAGCAGCTCCCAGTCTGTGCTCCAGCTGATCTATGCAGTGAAGCCACTACATATACTGAACAGTCTTCCCAACCCACCCTGTTGACAGAATATTCTCATGAGCATCTAAATTCTGTGAAAGGTAACTCACAGTCTTCTCTTGCTTTGGAGCCACATTTGAAGCAAAGCAACGAGAGTCGAAAAGATGCAACAAAGCGGACAGGGCCAGATGACCACTTAATCTCAACAGCAAAGAGACAAAAACAATGCCAGAATGCAGCCATGAGACTTGAAGGAAAGTCCACAGTAAGTACAATTGCAGAGCAACGTATTTCCGAATGTAGTCAAACATTTATCAGCCAGTTGCCAACAAATTCTTCAAGTTTGTTAGTCTCAAGTAGTAATCCAGGGCACACAGATAGTCTTAGCTCCTTATTCCCACCAACTAACTTCCCAACTTCGAATGCTACTGAAACTTTAAGGCCTACAGAAACTCATTGTAATGTACAGCCACGAATTCAGGAAGGACAGGGACAACAGCTGCAGCAGCACGTGGTATCCCAGCAGACTGTCTCTTCACAGACTGGCCTGAATGTCCACCACAGCCACATGTATTACAAACACCATCAGGGCCAGATACGAGAAAGGAATTTATACCACCTCCAGCATCATCTTCCACACAATGACAGCTCAATCCAGCCCCATGCTCACAGTGCCCAGCAGCCCCGCACTGCACAGCAAGAAATCCAAATGCAGAAGAAACGAGGGGTCATGCGAGGGAGTCAAGCTCCTCAACTGTCAATGCAACAAAAGCAACATCCAAGTGGCAATAATCAAGGACGACAGAAAGGgaatcaccatcatcatcatccgcACCATCACCATCAGCAACAACTTCAGCAAATGCCGCACCCACACTTTGGAAATTCACAAGATAAAAGGTGTGACAATTCTGTGAATAACAGAAACCATCACAGCAGCCATACTCAGAACCTTCACAGCCAGGATCTCATGCACCAGCAGCAGCAAGATAACGCTAGAAGTGGGCCACAGGGATCCGGGACCCCTTCCGAACAAGCTGGGCAGTCTCGCATCCAGAGGTTGTTGACCTCGAGGTCATTGGATCAGCAAATGGCTTCTAAATCCAACACTGTGTCGCGGCCTTCAGAAATGCAGTTTACCACTCACAGACAAGAGAGGAACAGAATTTCTAGTTATTCTGCAGAGGCTTTGATCAGAAAAGCACCTTCAAATGCAGAATCCCGAATGGGAATGGCAGTGCAGAGCCCTCGAAATAATCTGGAGCAGTCTGAAATGCGAACCTATCTTGATTTATCAATAAACAAAAACCTGCCTGTTCACAGCTTGCATACTAAGTTGGCTCTGGACCATTGCATAAATTCTGATGTTCAAGGCCTTCCTGACTGTCCTCCTTTTAAAGTGAATGTGACAACTCAAGGTGTTGGCACTTTTGAGGTGCAATCATCAAGGAGTAATGAGATGGTTAATAGTATGCCAACACACAGAGGAATGCAATCACATGGTTTCAAACTGGGGCAGGGTACAGTGACTGAAAGGCAAGCCAGGTTGCCTTATTTGCCGATGCAAGGGATCTCATCAGGAAGTGGAGTTTCTTTAAGGGAGAATGAAGGTTCCTGTCATCAGAGTTTCATGCAAAGTCTACTAGCTCCTCCACTCAATGAGCAAATAGGTGCAAGCCAAAGGACAGTGTCAGAACATCCAAGGAACACCCAGTGTCTCCCTCCAGCAACTATTGAATACAGTTGCCCATCTGCAAGAGAAGGAGTTCACATTAGAAGGGATGGTGAGCTGCAGAATCGTGAAAGTTGTGACATGACTTTAGGAGCACACAGTTCTAGAAACAGCTCTTTAAGCATTGCCTACTCAAATTCTTCTTCTGTGGCCGACAGTCAGGGCCGGAACACTAGTCCAAATGTGCCAGCTCAAAAAAACTCCCTTAGAATGAATGAAAGTCAAGGAAATAAGTGCCATCCAAATTCACAGGTCTCTCCCAATGTGCATGGAGCGGTTAGACCCGTGATGTCTCACGCTACAGTTTCCCACGGTGGGAATGAACAAGGACACTCAATTCAGCAGCCCAATTCCTCAGGGGTTACCCAGCGTGTACGCCACCCAGCCCAGGAGGGCTCAGCTTCAAAGATGCGGCAGACTGATCGGTCTCGCTCTGGGAACcacagaagtgggaatgtttttgAGCATGGACTTCAGTTGCCCCTAGCGTCCAGTAGCAGTACGATCCTTGGCCGTCAGCAGCCAGTGGGGGCTCGAGCAGGAAGCATTGTGCGTTTCATGACTGATGGGCAGCAATTACCGAATGATAATCTAACTCCTGACCAGCACTCACTGTCTCAGAACTTTGGATTCCCTTTCATCCCAGAAAGTGGCATGAACCCTCCAATTAATGCAAACCCATCGTTTATTCCTCCGGTAACCCAGCCAGGTGCAAATCGCACCCCGGCGCTCATACCAGTTGAACCACAAAATCCTCTGTCCTCATTTTACCCTCCATACTCTCCAGCTCATCCCAACCTTTCCAATGATCTCTCTATACCCTACTTTTCCAATCAGATCTTCAGCAGTCCAAGCACAGAGAAAACCAACACTGGAGGACTTAACAACCCGTTTGGGTCCATCCTGTCTCCCCCTCGGCCGGTTGGCTTCCCACAACCAAATTTTCCCCTTCTCCCTGAAATCCCAGCCAGACCGATGGCCAACACTTCAAGCATCACCCCACATCTCTCCAACTTCAATCTTACCACTCTCTTCCCCGAAATTGCTGCTGCTCCCCTTGCCCCAGATAGTACAGCCATGCCCATGTCACCTTTGTTGCCTTTAACCAATCCAGCTCTTTCAGATGTCTCTAAACAACACTCAAACCGATCTGCTCACAATATAAGCCACATATTGGGCCACGATGGTAGCTCTGCTGTGTAG